From a single Shewanella donghaensis genomic region:
- a CDS encoding ATP-binding protein, translating into MKKPFTNLNFNAFNSLKVRLMLSGLLLILVLLPLIGAAVNNAFKHQITQSINNQLRAYVYSVLAVAEVKDDSVVMPNYILENQFNIVGSGLYALITTENKLVWSSESFLGLSFPTLPEPTMGEGVLSLTNFDDAADNKQNEHVVFSFSVSFETDSTPLPITVHIIKDDADFQRQISEFSATLWTWLVVLMLVLALIQAIWLLWTLRPLNRFTQELSLVEQGQQTHIEQNYPIELNAVAKQLNVLLKTEQQQRQRYKNALSDLAHSLKTPLAVLQSQRDLSDDSKEQAANINSIISYQLNKAKVSGNKAWHLGIEVDDVASKLVRTLSKIYQDQKLDIDYQAQPNILFKGEEADLSEMLGNLLDNACKAAKSQVCLSVEQTDNRLHFIIEDDGKGLTVEQQQSIFERGMRADTYQQGHGIGLAIVRDIVESYQGELAVEQSSTFGGAKFTITFKD; encoded by the coding sequence ATGAAAAAGCCTTTCACTAATCTCAACTTCAACGCTTTTAACTCCTTAAAAGTAAGGTTAATGCTGAGTGGCTTATTACTAATATTGGTGTTATTACCCTTGATCGGTGCAGCTGTCAATAACGCCTTTAAGCATCAAATAACTCAATCAATCAATAATCAATTAAGAGCTTACGTTTATTCAGTACTCGCTGTAGCTGAAGTCAAAGATGACAGTGTGGTCATGCCTAATTACATACTTGAAAATCAATTCAATATTGTCGGCTCAGGTTTATATGCACTTATCACCACTGAGAATAAACTGGTTTGGTCGTCAGAATCCTTTTTAGGTTTGTCATTTCCAACACTGCCAGAGCCCACTATGGGTGAAGGCGTATTATCACTGACTAACTTTGATGATGCCGCTGATAACAAACAAAACGAACATGTGGTGTTTAGCTTTAGCGTCAGTTTTGAAACCGATTCAACCCCTTTACCGATCACCGTGCATATCATAAAAGATGATGCCGATTTCCAGCGGCAAATAAGCGAGTTCAGCGCCACTCTCTGGACTTGGTTAGTGGTGTTAATGCTGGTTTTAGCTTTAATACAAGCCATTTGGTTATTGTGGACTTTAAGGCCATTAAATCGCTTTACTCAAGAATTAAGCCTTGTAGAACAAGGGCAACAAACCCACATTGAACAAAACTACCCTATTGAGCTTAATGCCGTAGCAAAGCAGCTCAATGTGTTATTAAAAACAGAGCAACAACAAAGACAACGTTATAAAAATGCCCTGTCAGATCTTGCCCATAGCTTAAAAACCCCTTTAGCAGTATTACAAAGCCAGCGTGATTTAAGTGATGATTCAAAAGAACAGGCCGCCAACATCAACAGCATCATTAGCTATCAGCTCAATAAAGCCAAAGTTAGCGGCAACAAAGCGTGGCATTTAGGAATAGAAGTCGATGATGTCGCCAGTAAGTTAGTCCGCACCTTGAGCAAAATTTACCAAGACCAAAAGTTAGATATTGATTATCAAGCACAACCCAATATTTTATTTAAAGGCGAAGAAGCCGATTTAAGTGAAATGCTCGGTAACCTTTTAGATAACGCCTGTAAAGCGGCAAAATCTCAAGTGTGCCTGAGCGTTGAACAAACAGATAATCGATTACATTTCATTATTGAAGATGATGGTAAAGGCCTAACTGTTGAACAACAGCAAAGTATTTTTGAGCGTGGAATGAGAGCTGATACCTACCAACAAGGACACGGTATTGGCTTAGCCATAGTGCGTGATATTGTGGAAAGTTATCAAGGTGAGTTAGCTGTTGAACAATCAAGTACCTTTGGCGGCGCCAAATTTACCATTACCTTTAAAGACTAA